From the genome of Fusarium oxysporum f. sp. lycopersici 4287 chromosome 3, whole genome shotgun sequence, one region includes:
- a CDS encoding hypothetical protein (At least one base has a quality score < 10): MPVIDGLNVMRYFCRMVRVVVILKRPSGTLSEVATYGKLQSFYSVDLNYRCAAVRVTFTRIMPPPGRTPLPIEDVRQTLERLDRQHTDTTARTRRTTRPQRVMESELRNTKLRMPFEEIIRVSDDLDRRRAERRTGGPGPYRPHQARRRSGWVHTRVATGPTTPEPASPLRTPPSLKRHSIQQDVLPAPTPSDRDRSRRKRPKLLHEVTQHQQLSLDRILQHRDSCFRVKEDVSLRRSWCKEVPLALQVETSRSFHAAFADERTLPISHCTFCYRKCAPANMTTIQWRRDLPSSLLRATVALQECQKCLPLTGDAQVDVCLECRGSFDRGKLPKACSVNNMNIGCEHRYPKELDGLSPLEERLIALQAPFGYITKFTVDNKTPSSASYRKHIKGHIVVFPNNVDDLVTTVLPHPLLRTIENIHVSWSGAKRPNQAEVGSLLQVRKSRATAALLWLQKNNPLYRGIEINLDEIHGWQYAEGSAVPAVLMERMRREEPSAVEKTHTDPIVPNVDRGLEGTGFASIKELLASMQPDASDDASPPGDSELVEQSHQSPEDLLTSAPDPGSVHHGDDTLCETSASGMFPLDGPATFAEADKLSFLAEALRTSPGGHDDDAEPVGMMVHTAGDQPFIRVERGADFADSLHEDFFPRTFPKLFPWGRGGPKGPSLPDGDPRGALGSAQSGTNHSLNYWTKYVLQRHRGRFAVHPIFCFLVFNILLRSTNRRISMVRLVKGSFDRLDRVCRRLTMDRLKIAQEEMQDTKTTTDPDILFLLHELSIFGHAQPLSNETRLLMRRKIQSLNIWTGIPAIWITVNPNDINNPVKLKLSIHRLHDRDAAKELLIDLRGRYDRISLSIMDPVSAAIFFHREVSLFFEKYVKTGQESVYGKISHYYATVETNDRGSLHLHGLLWLEGNMELPSLIDDMTKNEEGEYRAQVVRYLDSVFNECLDEEAGRAVRKERKPIDPIDEIMNNTVTLSGAFDNESNFIAYCCQVHSHTYTCIKYSLKALAIEGAGQHRTTACRFKAPWKLVENTGFTEDGLLSMRRNHALVNRYNKAMAVGLRHNHDLSMILTKTKGLAMVFYITNYATKLDTPMWKRLVFASDVLRQLRESASLGGPSLPEQDAQRQDVVNESRQFLMRAANRIFSERQLSAVEVCYFLLGYQTDFTNVPNWSYINLTALYWTIFRRWPHLRRQACTQIDAEEPSETVQFRRNGRTLLYLDAYAYRGPVLRDTCLYDYMSTIIVERRRGRDEDEVHIALQGPPECHEWIQKLRQPPGYAVPVFQGFISDDHMDDHPVYFKRKSAEDARKDARLLDIDAAHHDDPTATATGSPVTPLIPQDVHAAQTLVKTILDQGYLAPFRQAIRPVHRDYSSALHSYPLPTAMVLLDTKNPIEERRPFIQRHDDFYQQIRHRQHSVLSQCSVPSADDVQAAAKAQDLLHLQMLNEMEGVVQGGTTSIGNANIDDLLVRQCDADIPIPRHLETSQAQNPRMLVELGPVGGFTELGLQAASAYTLNGLQSMALQLICRFLDKYVDHPDSAGQNLQYVGGPGGTGKSRIVDALRNVFVARGQLHQLQVTGTSGSAAAQIGGTTFHSACGLDIHHSNDRREPPVFSEAKKWRWKQKLVLVIDEVSMLGGSTLFQANCRLQALRDCPDKPFGGIPVVLLMGDFYQFAPVLEKSLLVDQMMSPTYTTSSGQATIAHHRGHNLWLMFKTVILLEEQVRARDDPQLGALLERVRAGTQTREDFDLLNTRLVDRSQITFKAGLRAITPLNRNRWALNMEALVDWARFHAKHISIFISTHTWRSRTFLQQELAQTIEQGDSSSCKIPGVFFYAQGMPVVVNKNTYTGLRVVNGAEFTAVDLIPDPNFPGHYLADDVTIHFGPPLGILLESQETKDITIPTLPAGTLLIRPITHVLDPANSCYKFLSGKCTRRGLPVVPAFVLTDYKAQGKTFADVLLELRGNRVTNGQPSKCDFTSLYVQLSRCKTLQGIKLLNIVRPQDFLGNKPDQVIVDAMKRLADLAMLWSQRLLILSRHQHRADVGLPARRREPGFGVNMEICDDLIIQIGPVCRLTADPMKD, from the exons ATGCCGGTTATCGACGGTCTGAACGTCATGCGATATTTCTGTCGCATGGTTCGAGTGGTTGTAATCTTGAAGCGCCCCTCTGGCACCCTCTCCGAAGTTGCCACCTACGGAAAGCTTCAAAGCTTCTACTCCGTGGACCTAAACTACCGCTGCGCAGCGG TCCGTGTTACTTTTACTCGGATCATGCCTCCACCAGGACGGACTCCCCTTCCGATAGAAGATGTCCGCCAAACTCTGGAGAGGCTAGATCGGCAGCACACTGATACAACGGCTCGCACCCGGCGGACCACCCGGCCGCAGCGGGTCATGGAGTCGGAGCTCCGAAACACGAAGCTCAGAATGCCCTTCGAGGAAATCATCCGTGTATCGGACGACCTGGACCGTAGACGCGCCGAACGTCGGACCGGTGGACCCGGACCCTATCGGCCCCACCAGGCTCGCAGGCGCAGTGGATGGGTCCATACGCGGGTTGCTACCGGACCGACGACTCCTGAGCCAGCCTCTCCTCTCCGGACTCCGCCTTCCCTCAAGCGGCATAGCATACAGCAAGACGTACTTCCGGCCCCGACACCCTCGGACCGAGACCGAAGCCGCCGGAAGAGGCCGAAACTACTGCACGAGGTTactcaacatcagcaactGTCTCTTGACAGAATTCTTCAACACCGGGACTCCTGCTTTCGCGTGAAGGAAGACGTATCGCTAAGGAGATCCTGGTGTAAGGAAGTCCCGCTCGCCCTTCAAGTCGAGACTTCGAGATCGTTCCATGCAGCTTTTGCAGACGAGAGGACACTGCCTATTTCCCATTGCACCTTCTGTTACAGAAAATGCGCGCCAGCCAACATGACTACCATCCAGTGGAGGAGGGACTTGCCCTCCTCGCTCCTACGAGCCACAGTGGCTCTTCAAGAGTGCCAAAAGTGTCTGCCACTGACAGGTGACGCTCAGGTCGATGTTTGCCTCGAATGCCGCGGTAGCTTCGACCGTGGGAAGCTGCCAAAGGCATGCTCCGTCAACAACATGAATATAGGATGTGAGCATCGTTATCCCAAAGAACTCGACGGCCTCTCTCCTCTCGAGGAGAGGCTGATCGCTCTCCAGGCCCCCTTTGGCTATATCACGAAGTTCACTGTTGATAACAAGACGCCGTCGAGTGCGAGTTACAGGAAGCACATCAAGGGCCATATTGTCGTGTTTCCGAATAACGTAGACGACTTGGTCACCACAGTGCTGCCTCACCCGCTTCTTCGGACGATCGAGAACATCCATGTCTCTTGGAGTGGTGCCAAGAGACCCAATCAGGCGGAAGTGGGGTCCCTTCTTCAGGTGCGAAAGTCTCGGGCGACTGCTGCTCTCTTGTGGCTGCAGAAGAACAATCCCCTCTATAGGGGTATCGAGATTAACCTGGATGAGATACATGGCTGGCAGTATGCCGAGGGCTCGGCCGTTCCCGCCGTTCTCATGGAGCGCATGCGAAGAGAGGAACCCTCAGCCGTGGAAAAGACACACACAGACCCCATCGTCCCAAATGTTGATCGCGGATTAGAGGGGACCGGTTTCGCTAGCATTAAAGAGCTTCTCGCGTCCATGCAACCAGATGCCAGCGACGATGCCTCACCACCGGGCGACAGCGAGTTGGTGGAACAGTCCCACCAATCGCCTGAGGATCTACTTACATCTGCCCCTGACCCAGGGAGTGTTCACCACGGCGATGATACCCTGTGCGAGACCTCGGCGTCCGGCATGTTTCCTCTAGACGGACCTGCTACATTCGCTGAAGCTGACAAGCTGTCCTTCTTAGCTGAGGCTTTGCGGACGAGTCCGGGCGGACACGATGATGACGCCGAACCCGTCGGTATGATGGTCCATACGGCGGGTGACCAGCCATTCATCCGGGTCGAGCGTGGCGCGGATTTCGCTGACAGCCTACACGAGGATTTCTTCCCGCGAACCTTTCCGAAACTTTTCCCTTGGGGCAGGGGCGGCCCGAAGGGCCCCAGTCTGCCAGACGGCGATCCACGTGGCGCCTTGGGCTCCGCACAGAGTGGCACCAACCATTCGCTCAACTACTGGACCAAGTACGTGTTGCAGCGGCACAGGGGCCGGTTTGCCGTCCACCCAatcttttgtttcttggTCTTCAATATCCTCCTGCGATCCACGAACCGAAGAATCAGCATGGTCCGTCTGGTAAAGGGCTCCTTCGACAGACTGGACCGGGTCTGTAGACGCCTGACGATGGACCGCTTGAAAATAGCACAGGAGGAAATGCAGGACACCAAGACCACGACCGATCCGGatatcttgttcttgctccACGAACTGTCCATATTTGGCCACGCGCAGCCGCTCTCCAACGAAACCCGGCTCTTGATGCGGAGGAAGATACAGTCATTGAACATCTGGACAGGTATACCTGCCATCTGGATTACTGTCAATCCCAATGATATCAACAATCCGGTCAAGTTGAAACTCTCCATTCACAGACTTCATGATCGCGATGCAGCCAAGGAGCTTCTGATTGATCTCCGTGGGAGATATGATAGAATTTCTCTTAGCATTATGGATCCGGTCAGCgctgccatcttcttccatcgagaggtctccttgttctttgaGAAATATGTCAAGACAGGCCAGGAATCAGTTTACGGGAAGATCAGCCATTACTACGCAACAGTTGAGACGAACGACCGAGGTAGTCTCCACCTGCATGGTCTACTCTGGTTGGAGGGTAATATGGAGTTGCCTTCCTTGATCGACGATATGACGAAAAATGAGGAGGGAGAATACCGTGCTCAAGTGGTTCGCTATCTGGACTCTGTATTTAACGAATGTCTGGATGAGGAAGCTGGAAGGGCCGTCCGCAAGGAGAGAAAGCCAATCGACCCGATTGACGAGATCATGAACAACACTGTGACTCTCTCAGGGGCTTTCGACAACGAGTCCAACTTCATTGCCTACTGTTGCCAGGTGCACTCGCATACGTACACCTGTATCAAGTATTCTCTGAAAGCACTCGCTATAGAGGGCGCAGGTCAACACAGAACGACGGCTTGTCGGTTCAAAGCCCCTTGGAAGCTCGTCGAGAACACCGGGTTCACGGAGGACGGTCTGCTCAGCATGAGGCGGAACCATGCGCTCGTCAACCGGTACAACAAAGCAATGGCGGTCGGCCTCCGCCACAATCATGACCTCTCTATGATCTTGACTAAGACGAAGGGATTGGCCATGGTATTCTACATCACAAATTATGCCACCAAATTAGACACGCCCATGTGGAAACGCCTCGTCTTTGCATCTGATGTTCTTCGGCAGCTCCGTGAATCCGCGTCGCTGGGGGGGCCAAGTCTTCCCGAGCAAGATGCCCAGCGTCAGGACGTGGTGAATGAGAGCCGCCAGTTTTTGATGAGGGCAGCGAACCGAATTTTCTCTGAGAGGCAGCTTTCGGCCGTAGAGGTCTGCTACTTTCTGCTCGGCTATCAAACAGACTTTACTAACGTACCAAACTGGTCCTACATCAACCTGACAGCACTTTACTGGACCATCTTCCGACGCTGGCCACACCTCCGTCGCCAGGCTTGTACGCAAATCGACGCCGAAGAGCCATCGGAAACAGTGCAGTTTCGGCGAAACGGCCGGACCTTGCTGTACCTGGACGCCTATGCTTATCGCGGCCCAGTTCTGAGAGATACGTGCCTCTACGACTATATGTCCACGATCATCGTGGAGCGCCGTCGTGgtcgagatgaggatgaagtccATATTGCGCTACAGGGGCCCCCGGAATGTCACGAATGGATTCAAAAGCTTCGTCAGCCCCCCGGATACGCAGTGCCAGTCTTTCAAGGGTTCATCAGCGACGATCACATGGACGACCACCCAGTGTACTTCAAACG AAAGTCGGCTGAGGATGCTCGTAAGGATGCTCGGCTTTTGGATATCGATGCTgctcatcatgatgatccTACCGCTACTGCTACCGGCTCGCCCGTCACACCTCTCATTCCTCAAGACGTTCATGCCGCCCAGACACTTGTCAAGACTATTCTTGATCAAGGCTACCTCGCACCATTCCGCCAGGCTATTCGCCCCGTTCACCGGGACTACTCCTCAGCATTGCATTCTTACCCACTTCCCACAGCCATGGTTTTGCTCGACACAAAGAACCCGATAGAAGAGCGCCGCCCTTTTATCCAACGTCACGACGATTTCTATCAGCAAAttcgccatcgtcaacacAGCGTCTTAAGCCAATGCTCCGTTCCTTCTGCCGATGACGTTCAGGCTGCGGCGAAGGCCCAGGATCTGCTGCATCTACAGATGCTCAACGAGATGGAGGGTGTTGTGCAAGGTGGCACAACCTCCATTGGGAACGCTAACATTGACGATCTGCTTGTTCGACAATGCGATGCAGACATTCCCATTCCGAGACATTTGGAAACCTCGCAGGCACAGAATCCTCGAATGCTTGTTGAACTGGGTCCCGTCGGAGGTTTCACGGAGCTGGGACTTCAGGCCGCCTCCGCGTATACACTCAACGGTTTGCAGAGTATGGCGCTACAGCTTATTTGTCGGTTCTTGGACAAGTACGTCGACCATCCAGACTCTGCCGGTCAGAACCTTCAATACGTTGGTGGCCCAGGCGGTACTGGGAAGTCCAGGATCGTCGATGCTTTGCGGAACGTATTTGTGGCTAGAGGCCAGCTGCATCAACTCCAGGTGACCGGCACGTCCGGCAGTGCGGCTGCTCAGATCGGCGGGACGACATTTCATTCGGCTTGTGGACTGGATATTCACCATTCTAACGACAGAAGAGAGCCTCCAGTCTTCTCGGAAGCGAAGAAATGGAGGTGGAAGCAGAAGTTGGTACTTGTGATTGACGAAGTCAGCATGCTCGGGGGGTCCACTTTATTCCAGGCCAACTGTCGCCTCCAGGCCCTCCGCGACTGCCCCGATAAGCCGTTTGGCGGTATTCCCGTCGTCCTCCTGATGGGTGATTTCTATCAGTTCGCCCCTGTGCTTGAGAAAAGTCTCCTGGTGGACCAGATGATGAGTCCGACTTACACGACCTCTTCGGGACAGGCAACCATTGCTCACCATCGTGGTCATAACCTGTGGCTGATGTTCAAGACCGTCATCCTTCTCGAGGAGCAAGTCCGCGCCCGGGACGATCCACAGCTGGGCGCTCTCTTGGAAAGAGTACGGGCCGGAACCCAGACTAGGGAGGACTTTGACCTGCTCAACACCAGGCTCGTGGACCGGTCCCAGATCACCTTCAAGGCTGGCTTGCGTGCCATAACACCGCTCAACCGTAACAGATGGGCTCTCAATATGGAAGCCCTGGTAGATTGGGCCCGCTTTCACGCAAAGCatatctccatcttcatctcgacaCACACCTGGCGCAGCCGGACCTTTTTACAGCAGGAGCTAGCCCAGACCATCGAGCAAGGCGACAGCTCCAGCTGTAAGATCCCAGGAGTATTCTTCTACGCCCAGGGCATGCCTGTTGTTGTCAACAAAAATACCTATACCGGCCTGAGAGTTGTGAACGGGGCCGAGTTTACGGCCGTGGACCTCATCCCCGACCCAAACTTCCCAGGCCATTATCTCGCTGACGATGTTACCATACACTTCGGTCCGCCACTAGGCATATTGTTGGAGTCACAAGAGACAAAAGATATAACCATCCCGACACTCCCAGCGGGTACCTTACTCATCCGGCCCATCACGCATGTACTCGATCCAGCCAACTCCTGTTACAAGTTCCTATCCGGGAAATGCACCCGACGCGGACTGCCTGTGGTCCCTGCCTTCGTACTGACCGACTATAAGGCCCAAGGGAAAACGTTTGCCGATGTTCTTTTAGAGCTCCGAGGAAATCGCGTGACAAATGGTCAGCCCTCGAAGTGCGACTTCACTAGTCTCTATGTACAACTTTCTAGGTGCAAGACACTACAGGGCATCAAACTGCTAAATATAGTGCGGCCGCAGGACTTCCTCGGCAACAAGCCAGACCAGGTCATCGTTGACGCCATGAAGAGACTTGCGGATCTAGCG ATGCTGTGGTCGCAacgtcttctgatcctttCGCGCCACCAGCACCGTGCCGATGTGGGACTGCCAGCTCGGAGGCGCGAACCCGGATTCGGAGTCAATATGGAGATATGTGATGACCTGATTATCCAGATCGGCCCGGTCTGCAGATTGACTGCCGACCCGATGAAAGACTAA